The Euphorbia lathyris chromosome 8, ddEupLath1.1, whole genome shotgun sequence genome has a window encoding:
- the LOC136202818 gene encoding uncharacterized protein isoform X5, with translation MMPARAVDNLLPSSASHSSSQPPTSLRFPPPHAAGAPPPSSCFLEWTSLLGTSVVYHTVAALVDFQPSSVTDQEDTIKAAAMEKISAACAMEWSMELEKALRSKKPGQAVKAIQQIGERLQLLSREPKPTMAVYNMFGLVAGEDRLFANAILLRLADAFRLGDNDTRRCIVRVFLSEFKNRDKLKKGRYCELAVDFASVVLDMLLNTVISPDTSLAVRLAGARVFAKMGCSYSIANRAHQIGVKLLIDSSDEDFSVAMLVSLSKLVAKSPFLLSKQFNLLLLFLNQEKTLRLQATAIRCLHFVLMKGVCQAPVRIDLIKLLLRIVDENETELPSAMQCEALQILRKMLVLQLPFLDCGNLFEFTQLLTIVEKSTQSPVLSKSLLAIRILIDMSIKLRGRTNIGPDGYCFSSLPRIFLILVDQITSLDCQKNSRVIQEFQSLLNHLLFLVGECPDLGVPILEETRSFVEYLVDLQDRILATRDADVSADEFVHFTGQKGMNISLNLVNNVQKFAVTCIENLNEVGAMTNEMLDKVKLLVESVHSCRLFESDVHLKYSILLHSRIFRGSLLNENDESSGGCGNFSTSLCQELVEYEILSLELADKMLRKRDYWHAYKAGIFAAYQGAWATASFIFGQLIASVQPSRFATEERISRHLF, from the exons ATGATGCCAGCAAGGGCTGTCGACAATCTGCTGCCCTCCTCCGCTTCTCACAGCAGCAGCCAGCCGCCTACTTCCCTCCGATTTCCGCCGCCCCACGCTGCAGGAGCTCCTCCACCGTCCAGCTGCTTTCTCGAGTGGACTAG TTTGCTTGGCACAAGTGTTGTCTACCACACTGTTGCTGCCTTGGTCGATTTTCAGCCATCCTCCGTCACTGATCAAG AAGATACCATAAAAGCAGCAGCAATGGAGAAGATTTCTGCTGCTTGTGCCATGGAATGGAGCATGGAGCTTGAGAAGGCCCTTCGCTCCAAAAAGCCAG GTCAAGCTGTCAAGGCAATACAACAGATTGGGGAAAGACTTCAGCTTTTGAGCAGAGAACCAAAACCAACAATGGCTGTGTATAATATGTTTGGCTTAGTTGCAGGAGAGGACAGGCTTTTTGCTAACGCAATCCTCTTACGGCTTGCTGATGCTTTTAGATTGGGCGACAACGATACAAGGCGTTGTATTGTGAGGGTTTTCTTGTCAGAGTTTAAGAACCGTGATAAACTAAAGAAAG GTCGCTATTGTGAATTGGCAGTTGATTTTGCTTCTGTTGTCTTGGATATGCTGCTTAATACTGTCATTTCACCCGACACTTCATTGGCCGTAAGATTGGCTGGTGCACGGGTTTTTGCAAAAATGGGATGCTCATATTCTATTGCTAATAGAGCTCATCAG ATAGGTGTAAAGCTGCTGATAGATTCTTCTGATGAGGATTTTTCTGTTGCAATGTTGGTTTCTCTCTCGAAACTTGTTGCCAAATCGCCCTTTCTTCTTTCCAAACAG TTCAACTTACTACTCTTGTTTCTCAATCAAGAGAAAACTCTACGACTGCAAGCAACCGCAATAAGGTGCCTTCATTTCGTACTTATGAAAGGAGTTTGTCAAGCACCTGTCAGAATAGATTTAATCAAGTTGTTACTAAGAATTGTGGACGAAAACGAAACTGAACTTCCATCAGCTATGCAATGTGAAGCGTTGCAGATTTTGCGAAAG ATGCTTGTACTTCAACTACCTTTTCTCGATTGCGGGAACCTGTTTGAATTTACGCAGCTGTTGACTATTGTGGAGAAATCCACTCAGTCGCCTGTACTATCAAAGAGCCTCTTAGCAATCCGTATTCTAATAGATATGTCGATAAAGCTTCGGGGAAGGACCAATATAGGACCTGATGGGTATTGTTTCTCTTCTTTGCCAAGGATCTTCTTGATTTTAGTGGATCAAATAACCTCGCTGGACTGTCAGAAAAATTCTCGAGTAATTCAGGAATTTCAGAGCCTTCTCAATCATCTTCTGTTTCTTGTTGGAGAATGTCCAGATCTCGGTGTACCGATACTGGAGGAAACTAGATCTTTTGTTGAGTATCTTGTGGATCTGCAGGACAGAATCTTAGCTACAAGAGATGCAGATGTATCAGCGGATGAATTTGTGCATTTCACGGGTCAAAAGGGCATGAATATTAGTTTGAATCTGGTAAATAATGTTCAAAAGTTTGCTGTAACTTGCATTGAGAATCTCAACGAAGTTGGCGCCATGACGAATGAAATGCTCGATAAAGTTAAGCTTTTGGTTGAGTCTGTCCACAGTTGCAgattatttgaatccgatgtgCATCTGAAATACTCTATTCTGTTGCACTCTCGAATTTTTCGCGGCTCTCTGCTCAACGAGAATGACGAATCTAGTGGCGGTTGTGGGAATTTTAGTACCTCACTTTGTCAAGAGCTGGTTGAATatgaaattctctctcttgagCTTGCGGATAAAATGTTGCGAAAGAGAGATTACTGGCACGCCTATAAAGCTGGCATCTTTGCAGCATATCAGGGAGCATGGGCCACGGCTTCATTTATATTCGGGCAATTGATAG CTTCGGTCCAGCCTAGTCGCTTTGCTACAGAAGAGAGAATTTCGCGTCACCTTTTTTGA
- the LOC136202818 gene encoding uncharacterized protein isoform X4 has protein sequence MLSKQPLLYLLNKCNTREDLGSTDTDTIKAAAMEKISAACAMEWSMELEKALRSKKPGQAVKAIQQIGERLQLLSREPKPTMAVYNMFGLVAGEDRLFANAILLRLADAFRLGDNDTRRCIVRVFLSEFKNRDKLKKGKEYAGILSKNGVQNPMELLKRVKIVFDTGDVESRALALVLFGCWADFAKNSAHIRYLILSHLVSSEILEVKASLFSAGRYCELAVDFASVVLDMLLNTVISPDTSLAVRLAGARVFAKMGCSYSIANRAHQIGVKLLIDSSDEDFSVAMLVSLSKLVAKSPFLLSKQFNLLLLFLNQEKTLRLQATAIRCLHFVLMKGVCQAPVRIDLIKLLLRIVDENETELPSAMQCEALQILRKMLVLQLPFLDCGNLFEFTQLLTIVEKSTQSPVLSKSLLAIRILIDMSIKLRGRTNIGPDGYCFSSLPRIFLILVDQITSLDCQKNSRVIQEFQSLLNHLLFLVGECPDLGVPILEETRSFVEYLVDLQDRILATRDADVSADEFVHFTGQKGMNISLNLVNNVQKFAVTCIENLNEVGAMTNEMLDKVKLLVESVHSCRLFESDVHLKYSILLHSRIFRGSLLNENDESSGGCGNFSTSLCQELVEYEILSLELADKMLRKRDYWHAYKAGIFAAYQGAWATASFIFGQLIASVQPSRFATEERISRHLF, from the exons ATGCTCAGCAAACAACCCCTTCTTTACCTTCTTAACAAATGCAATACAAGAGAGGACCTAGGAAGCACCGACACAG ATACCATAAAAGCAGCAGCAATGGAGAAGATTTCTGCTGCTTGTGCCATGGAATGGAGCATGGAGCTTGAGAAGGCCCTTCGCTCCAAAAAGCCAG GTCAAGCTGTCAAGGCAATACAACAGATTGGGGAAAGACTTCAGCTTTTGAGCAGAGAACCAAAACCAACAATGGCTGTGTATAATATGTTTGGCTTAGTTGCAGGAGAGGACAGGCTTTTTGCTAACGCAATCCTCTTACGGCTTGCTGATGCTTTTAGATTGGGCGACAACGATACAAGGCGTTGTATTGTGAGGGTTTTCTTGTCAGAGTTTAAGAACCGTGATAAACTAAAGAAAGGTAAAGAATATGCTGGGATTTTGTCAAAGAACGGAGTGCAAAACCCCATGGAACTTTTGAAAAGGGTCAAAATTGTGTTTGATACCGGAGATGTTGAATCAAGAGCTCTAGCCTTGGTTCTTTTCGGTTGTTGGGCTGATTTTGCAAAAAATAGTGCTCATATACGATACTTGATACTTTCCCACCTAGTCTCTTCTGAGATTTTGGAG GTAAAAGCTTCCCTGTTTTCTGCAGGTCGCTATTGTGAATTGGCAGTTGATTTTGCTTCTGTTGTCTTGGATATGCTGCTTAATACTGTCATTTCACCCGACACTTCATTGGCCGTAAGATTGGCTGGTGCACGGGTTTTTGCAAAAATGGGATGCTCATATTCTATTGCTAATAGAGCTCATCAG ATAGGTGTAAAGCTGCTGATAGATTCTTCTGATGAGGATTTTTCTGTTGCAATGTTGGTTTCTCTCTCGAAACTTGTTGCCAAATCGCCCTTTCTTCTTTCCAAACAG TTCAACTTACTACTCTTGTTTCTCAATCAAGAGAAAACTCTACGACTGCAAGCAACCGCAATAAGGTGCCTTCATTTCGTACTTATGAAAGGAGTTTGTCAAGCACCTGTCAGAATAGATTTAATCAAGTTGTTACTAAGAATTGTGGACGAAAACGAAACTGAACTTCCATCAGCTATGCAATGTGAAGCGTTGCAGATTTTGCGAAAG ATGCTTGTACTTCAACTACCTTTTCTCGATTGCGGGAACCTGTTTGAATTTACGCAGCTGTTGACTATTGTGGAGAAATCCACTCAGTCGCCTGTACTATCAAAGAGCCTCTTAGCAATCCGTATTCTAATAGATATGTCGATAAAGCTTCGGGGAAGGACCAATATAGGACCTGATGGGTATTGTTTCTCTTCTTTGCCAAGGATCTTCTTGATTTTAGTGGATCAAATAACCTCGCTGGACTGTCAGAAAAATTCTCGAGTAATTCAGGAATTTCAGAGCCTTCTCAATCATCTTCTGTTTCTTGTTGGAGAATGTCCAGATCTCGGTGTACCGATACTGGAGGAAACTAGATCTTTTGTTGAGTATCTTGTGGATCTGCAGGACAGAATCTTAGCTACAAGAGATGCAGATGTATCAGCGGATGAATTTGTGCATTTCACGGGTCAAAAGGGCATGAATATTAGTTTGAATCTGGTAAATAATGTTCAAAAGTTTGCTGTAACTTGCATTGAGAATCTCAACGAAGTTGGCGCCATGACGAATGAAATGCTCGATAAAGTTAAGCTTTTGGTTGAGTCTGTCCACAGTTGCAgattatttgaatccgatgtgCATCTGAAATACTCTATTCTGTTGCACTCTCGAATTTTTCGCGGCTCTCTGCTCAACGAGAATGACGAATCTAGTGGCGGTTGTGGGAATTTTAGTACCTCACTTTGTCAAGAGCTGGTTGAATatgaaattctctctcttgagCTTGCGGATAAAATGTTGCGAAAGAGAGATTACTGGCACGCCTATAAAGCTGGCATCTTTGCAGCATATCAGGGAGCATGGGCCACGGCTTCATTTATATTCGGGCAATTGATAG CTTCGGTCCAGCCTAGTCGCTTTGCTACAGAAGAGAGAATTTCGCGTCACCTTTTTTGA
- the LOC136202818 gene encoding uncharacterized protein isoform X6 translates to MEKISAACAMEWSMELEKALRSKKPGQAVKAIQQIGERLQLLSREPKPTMAVYNMFGLVAGEDRLFANAILLRLADAFRLGDNDTRRCIVRVFLSEFKNRDKLKKGKEYAGILSKNGVQNPMELLKRVKIVFDTGDVESRALALVLFGCWADFAKNSAHIRYLILSHLVSSEILEVKASLFSAGRYCELAVDFASVVLDMLLNTVISPDTSLAVRLAGARVFAKMGCSYSIANRAHQIGVKLLIDSSDEDFSVAMLVSLSKLVAKSPFLLSKQFNLLLLFLNQEKTLRLQATAIRCLHFVLMKGVCQAPVRIDLIKLLLRIVDENETELPSAMQCEALQILRKMLVLQLPFLDCGNLFEFTQLLTIVEKSTQSPVLSKSLLAIRILIDMSIKLRGRTNIGPDGYCFSSLPRIFLILVDQITSLDCQKNSRVIQEFQSLLNHLLFLVGECPDLGVPILEETRSFVEYLVDLQDRILATRDADVSADEFVHFTGQKGMNISLNLVNNVQKFAVTCIENLNEVGAMTNEMLDKVKLLVESVHSCRLFESDVHLKYSILLHSRIFRGSLLNENDESSGGCGNFSTSLCQELVEYEILSLELADKMLRKRDYWHAYKAGIFAAYQGAWATASFIFGQLIASVQPSRFATEERISRHLF, encoded by the exons ATGGAGAAGATTTCTGCTGCTTGTGCCATGGAATGGAGCATGGAGCTTGAGAAGGCCCTTCGCTCCAAAAAGCCAG GTCAAGCTGTCAAGGCAATACAACAGATTGGGGAAAGACTTCAGCTTTTGAGCAGAGAACCAAAACCAACAATGGCTGTGTATAATATGTTTGGCTTAGTTGCAGGAGAGGACAGGCTTTTTGCTAACGCAATCCTCTTACGGCTTGCTGATGCTTTTAGATTGGGCGACAACGATACAAGGCGTTGTATTGTGAGGGTTTTCTTGTCAGAGTTTAAGAACCGTGATAAACTAAAGAAAGGTAAAGAATATGCTGGGATTTTGTCAAAGAACGGAGTGCAAAACCCCATGGAACTTTTGAAAAGGGTCAAAATTGTGTTTGATACCGGAGATGTTGAATCAAGAGCTCTAGCCTTGGTTCTTTTCGGTTGTTGGGCTGATTTTGCAAAAAATAGTGCTCATATACGATACTTGATACTTTCCCACCTAGTCTCTTCTGAGATTTTGGAG GTAAAAGCTTCCCTGTTTTCTGCAGGTCGCTATTGTGAATTGGCAGTTGATTTTGCTTCTGTTGTCTTGGATATGCTGCTTAATACTGTCATTTCACCCGACACTTCATTGGCCGTAAGATTGGCTGGTGCACGGGTTTTTGCAAAAATGGGATGCTCATATTCTATTGCTAATAGAGCTCATCAG ATAGGTGTAAAGCTGCTGATAGATTCTTCTGATGAGGATTTTTCTGTTGCAATGTTGGTTTCTCTCTCGAAACTTGTTGCCAAATCGCCCTTTCTTCTTTCCAAACAG TTCAACTTACTACTCTTGTTTCTCAATCAAGAGAAAACTCTACGACTGCAAGCAACCGCAATAAGGTGCCTTCATTTCGTACTTATGAAAGGAGTTTGTCAAGCACCTGTCAGAATAGATTTAATCAAGTTGTTACTAAGAATTGTGGACGAAAACGAAACTGAACTTCCATCAGCTATGCAATGTGAAGCGTTGCAGATTTTGCGAAAG ATGCTTGTACTTCAACTACCTTTTCTCGATTGCGGGAACCTGTTTGAATTTACGCAGCTGTTGACTATTGTGGAGAAATCCACTCAGTCGCCTGTACTATCAAAGAGCCTCTTAGCAATCCGTATTCTAATAGATATGTCGATAAAGCTTCGGGGAAGGACCAATATAGGACCTGATGGGTATTGTTTCTCTTCTTTGCCAAGGATCTTCTTGATTTTAGTGGATCAAATAACCTCGCTGGACTGTCAGAAAAATTCTCGAGTAATTCAGGAATTTCAGAGCCTTCTCAATCATCTTCTGTTTCTTGTTGGAGAATGTCCAGATCTCGGTGTACCGATACTGGAGGAAACTAGATCTTTTGTTGAGTATCTTGTGGATCTGCAGGACAGAATCTTAGCTACAAGAGATGCAGATGTATCAGCGGATGAATTTGTGCATTTCACGGGTCAAAAGGGCATGAATATTAGTTTGAATCTGGTAAATAATGTTCAAAAGTTTGCTGTAACTTGCATTGAGAATCTCAACGAAGTTGGCGCCATGACGAATGAAATGCTCGATAAAGTTAAGCTTTTGGTTGAGTCTGTCCACAGTTGCAgattatttgaatccgatgtgCATCTGAAATACTCTATTCTGTTGCACTCTCGAATTTTTCGCGGCTCTCTGCTCAACGAGAATGACGAATCTAGTGGCGGTTGTGGGAATTTTAGTACCTCACTTTGTCAAGAGCTGGTTGAATatgaaattctctctcttgagCTTGCGGATAAAATGTTGCGAAAGAGAGATTACTGGCACGCCTATAAAGCTGGCATCTTTGCAGCATATCAGGGAGCATGGGCCACGGCTTCATTTATATTCGGGCAATTGATAG CTTCGGTCCAGCCTAGTCGCTTTGCTACAGAAGAGAGAATTTCGCGTCACCTTTTTTGA
- the LOC136202818 gene encoding uncharacterized protein isoform X3: protein MLSKQPLLYLLNKCNTREDLGSTDTEDTIKAAAMEKISAACAMEWSMELEKALRSKKPGQAVKAIQQIGERLQLLSREPKPTMAVYNMFGLVAGEDRLFANAILLRLADAFRLGDNDTRRCIVRVFLSEFKNRDKLKKGKEYAGILSKNGVQNPMELLKRVKIVFDTGDVESRALALVLFGCWADFAKNSAHIRYLILSHLVSSEILEVKASLFSAGRYCELAVDFASVVLDMLLNTVISPDTSLAVRLAGARVFAKMGCSYSIANRAHQIGVKLLIDSSDEDFSVAMLVSLSKLVAKSPFLLSKQFNLLLLFLNQEKTLRLQATAIRCLHFVLMKGVCQAPVRIDLIKLLLRIVDENETELPSAMQCEALQILRKMLVLQLPFLDCGNLFEFTQLLTIVEKSTQSPVLSKSLLAIRILIDMSIKLRGRTNIGPDGYCFSSLPRIFLILVDQITSLDCQKNSRVIQEFQSLLNHLLFLVGECPDLGVPILEETRSFVEYLVDLQDRILATRDADVSADEFVHFTGQKGMNISLNLVNNVQKFAVTCIENLNEVGAMTNEMLDKVKLLVESVHSCRLFESDVHLKYSILLHSRIFRGSLLNENDESSGGCGNFSTSLCQELVEYEILSLELADKMLRKRDYWHAYKAGIFAAYQGAWATASFIFGQLIASVQPSRFATEERISRHLF, encoded by the exons ATGCTCAGCAAACAACCCCTTCTTTACCTTCTTAACAAATGCAATACAAGAGAGGACCTAGGAAGCACCGACACAG AAGATACCATAAAAGCAGCAGCAATGGAGAAGATTTCTGCTGCTTGTGCCATGGAATGGAGCATGGAGCTTGAGAAGGCCCTTCGCTCCAAAAAGCCAG GTCAAGCTGTCAAGGCAATACAACAGATTGGGGAAAGACTTCAGCTTTTGAGCAGAGAACCAAAACCAACAATGGCTGTGTATAATATGTTTGGCTTAGTTGCAGGAGAGGACAGGCTTTTTGCTAACGCAATCCTCTTACGGCTTGCTGATGCTTTTAGATTGGGCGACAACGATACAAGGCGTTGTATTGTGAGGGTTTTCTTGTCAGAGTTTAAGAACCGTGATAAACTAAAGAAAGGTAAAGAATATGCTGGGATTTTGTCAAAGAACGGAGTGCAAAACCCCATGGAACTTTTGAAAAGGGTCAAAATTGTGTTTGATACCGGAGATGTTGAATCAAGAGCTCTAGCCTTGGTTCTTTTCGGTTGTTGGGCTGATTTTGCAAAAAATAGTGCTCATATACGATACTTGATACTTTCCCACCTAGTCTCTTCTGAGATTTTGGAG GTAAAAGCTTCCCTGTTTTCTGCAGGTCGCTATTGTGAATTGGCAGTTGATTTTGCTTCTGTTGTCTTGGATATGCTGCTTAATACTGTCATTTCACCCGACACTTCATTGGCCGTAAGATTGGCTGGTGCACGGGTTTTTGCAAAAATGGGATGCTCATATTCTATTGCTAATAGAGCTCATCAG ATAGGTGTAAAGCTGCTGATAGATTCTTCTGATGAGGATTTTTCTGTTGCAATGTTGGTTTCTCTCTCGAAACTTGTTGCCAAATCGCCCTTTCTTCTTTCCAAACAG TTCAACTTACTACTCTTGTTTCTCAATCAAGAGAAAACTCTACGACTGCAAGCAACCGCAATAAGGTGCCTTCATTTCGTACTTATGAAAGGAGTTTGTCAAGCACCTGTCAGAATAGATTTAATCAAGTTGTTACTAAGAATTGTGGACGAAAACGAAACTGAACTTCCATCAGCTATGCAATGTGAAGCGTTGCAGATTTTGCGAAAG ATGCTTGTACTTCAACTACCTTTTCTCGATTGCGGGAACCTGTTTGAATTTACGCAGCTGTTGACTATTGTGGAGAAATCCACTCAGTCGCCTGTACTATCAAAGAGCCTCTTAGCAATCCGTATTCTAATAGATATGTCGATAAAGCTTCGGGGAAGGACCAATATAGGACCTGATGGGTATTGTTTCTCTTCTTTGCCAAGGATCTTCTTGATTTTAGTGGATCAAATAACCTCGCTGGACTGTCAGAAAAATTCTCGAGTAATTCAGGAATTTCAGAGCCTTCTCAATCATCTTCTGTTTCTTGTTGGAGAATGTCCAGATCTCGGTGTACCGATACTGGAGGAAACTAGATCTTTTGTTGAGTATCTTGTGGATCTGCAGGACAGAATCTTAGCTACAAGAGATGCAGATGTATCAGCGGATGAATTTGTGCATTTCACGGGTCAAAAGGGCATGAATATTAGTTTGAATCTGGTAAATAATGTTCAAAAGTTTGCTGTAACTTGCATTGAGAATCTCAACGAAGTTGGCGCCATGACGAATGAAATGCTCGATAAAGTTAAGCTTTTGGTTGAGTCTGTCCACAGTTGCAgattatttgaatccgatgtgCATCTGAAATACTCTATTCTGTTGCACTCTCGAATTTTTCGCGGCTCTCTGCTCAACGAGAATGACGAATCTAGTGGCGGTTGTGGGAATTTTAGTACCTCACTTTGTCAAGAGCTGGTTGAATatgaaattctctctcttgagCTTGCGGATAAAATGTTGCGAAAGAGAGATTACTGGCACGCCTATAAAGCTGGCATCTTTGCAGCATATCAGGGAGCATGGGCCACGGCTTCATTTATATTCGGGCAATTGATAG CTTCGGTCCAGCCTAGTCGCTTTGCTACAGAAGAGAGAATTTCGCGTCACCTTTTTTGA
- the LOC136202818 gene encoding uncharacterized protein isoform X1 produces MMPARAVDNLLPSSASHSSSQPPTSLRFPPPHAAGAPPPSSCFLEWTSLLGTSVVYHTVAALVDFQPSSVTDQEDTIKAAAMEKISAACAMEWSMELEKALRSKKPGQAVKAIQQIGERLQLLSREPKPTMAVYNMFGLVAGEDRLFANAILLRLADAFRLGDNDTRRCIVRVFLSEFKNRDKLKKGKEYAGILSKNGVQNPMELLKRVKIVFDTGDVESRALALVLFGCWADFAKNSAHIRYLILSHLVSSEILEVKASLFSAGRYCELAVDFASVVLDMLLNTVISPDTSLAVRLAGARVFAKMGCSYSIANRAHQIGVKLLIDSSDEDFSVAMLVSLSKLVAKSPFLLSKQFNLLLLFLNQEKTLRLQATAIRCLHFVLMKGVCQAPVRIDLIKLLLRIVDENETELPSAMQCEALQILRKMLVLQLPFLDCGNLFEFTQLLTIVEKSTQSPVLSKSLLAIRILIDMSIKLRGRTNIGPDGYCFSSLPRIFLILVDQITSLDCQKNSRVIQEFQSLLNHLLFLVGECPDLGVPILEETRSFVEYLVDLQDRILATRDADVSADEFVHFTGQKGMNISLNLVNNVQKFAVTCIENLNEVGAMTNEMLDKVKLLVESVHSCRLFESDVHLKYSILLHSRIFRGSLLNENDESSGGCGNFSTSLCQELVEYEILSLELADKMLRKRDYWHAYKAGIFAAYQGAWATASFIFGQLIASVQPSRFATEERISRHLF; encoded by the exons ATGATGCCAGCAAGGGCTGTCGACAATCTGCTGCCCTCCTCCGCTTCTCACAGCAGCAGCCAGCCGCCTACTTCCCTCCGATTTCCGCCGCCCCACGCTGCAGGAGCTCCTCCACCGTCCAGCTGCTTTCTCGAGTGGACTAG TTTGCTTGGCACAAGTGTTGTCTACCACACTGTTGCTGCCTTGGTCGATTTTCAGCCATCCTCCGTCACTGATCAAG AAGATACCATAAAAGCAGCAGCAATGGAGAAGATTTCTGCTGCTTGTGCCATGGAATGGAGCATGGAGCTTGAGAAGGCCCTTCGCTCCAAAAAGCCAG GTCAAGCTGTCAAGGCAATACAACAGATTGGGGAAAGACTTCAGCTTTTGAGCAGAGAACCAAAACCAACAATGGCTGTGTATAATATGTTTGGCTTAGTTGCAGGAGAGGACAGGCTTTTTGCTAACGCAATCCTCTTACGGCTTGCTGATGCTTTTAGATTGGGCGACAACGATACAAGGCGTTGTATTGTGAGGGTTTTCTTGTCAGAGTTTAAGAACCGTGATAAACTAAAGAAAGGTAAAGAATATGCTGGGATTTTGTCAAAGAACGGAGTGCAAAACCCCATGGAACTTTTGAAAAGGGTCAAAATTGTGTTTGATACCGGAGATGTTGAATCAAGAGCTCTAGCCTTGGTTCTTTTCGGTTGTTGGGCTGATTTTGCAAAAAATAGTGCTCATATACGATACTTGATACTTTCCCACCTAGTCTCTTCTGAGATTTTGGAG GTAAAAGCTTCCCTGTTTTCTGCAGGTCGCTATTGTGAATTGGCAGTTGATTTTGCTTCTGTTGTCTTGGATATGCTGCTTAATACTGTCATTTCACCCGACACTTCATTGGCCGTAAGATTGGCTGGTGCACGGGTTTTTGCAAAAATGGGATGCTCATATTCTATTGCTAATAGAGCTCATCAG ATAGGTGTAAAGCTGCTGATAGATTCTTCTGATGAGGATTTTTCTGTTGCAATGTTGGTTTCTCTCTCGAAACTTGTTGCCAAATCGCCCTTTCTTCTTTCCAAACAG TTCAACTTACTACTCTTGTTTCTCAATCAAGAGAAAACTCTACGACTGCAAGCAACCGCAATAAGGTGCCTTCATTTCGTACTTATGAAAGGAGTTTGTCAAGCACCTGTCAGAATAGATTTAATCAAGTTGTTACTAAGAATTGTGGACGAAAACGAAACTGAACTTCCATCAGCTATGCAATGTGAAGCGTTGCAGATTTTGCGAAAG ATGCTTGTACTTCAACTACCTTTTCTCGATTGCGGGAACCTGTTTGAATTTACGCAGCTGTTGACTATTGTGGAGAAATCCACTCAGTCGCCTGTACTATCAAAGAGCCTCTTAGCAATCCGTATTCTAATAGATATGTCGATAAAGCTTCGGGGAAGGACCAATATAGGACCTGATGGGTATTGTTTCTCTTCTTTGCCAAGGATCTTCTTGATTTTAGTGGATCAAATAACCTCGCTGGACTGTCAGAAAAATTCTCGAGTAATTCAGGAATTTCAGAGCCTTCTCAATCATCTTCTGTTTCTTGTTGGAGAATGTCCAGATCTCGGTGTACCGATACTGGAGGAAACTAGATCTTTTGTTGAGTATCTTGTGGATCTGCAGGACAGAATCTTAGCTACAAGAGATGCAGATGTATCAGCGGATGAATTTGTGCATTTCACGGGTCAAAAGGGCATGAATATTAGTTTGAATCTGGTAAATAATGTTCAAAAGTTTGCTGTAACTTGCATTGAGAATCTCAACGAAGTTGGCGCCATGACGAATGAAATGCTCGATAAAGTTAAGCTTTTGGTTGAGTCTGTCCACAGTTGCAgattatttgaatccgatgtgCATCTGAAATACTCTATTCTGTTGCACTCTCGAATTTTTCGCGGCTCTCTGCTCAACGAGAATGACGAATCTAGTGGCGGTTGTGGGAATTTTAGTACCTCACTTTGTCAAGAGCTGGTTGAATatgaaattctctctcttgagCTTGCGGATAAAATGTTGCGAAAGAGAGATTACTGGCACGCCTATAAAGCTGGCATCTTTGCAGCATATCAGGGAGCATGGGCCACGGCTTCATTTATATTCGGGCAATTGATAG CTTCGGTCCAGCCTAGTCGCTTTGCTACAGAAGAGAGAATTTCGCGTCACCTTTTTTGA